From the Pediococcus acidilactici genome, the window GTAATCCCCAACAAACGGATTCCACGAGAAAAATCAGCGATGTCATCAAAAATTTGCTTCGCGTAAAAATAATAAGTTTCGCTATCGGTCGGTAGGAATTCGGGACGGGTAATTCGCTTAGTAAGGGTCTCGAAATCACTATATCGCAATTTCAAAACTAAAGTTTTACCATGCTTTTGACGTTTGGCAACCGCTTGAGCTAATTTTTGGGCAATTAAGCGAAGCCGCTGATCAACTTCGCTTTCCGTCATCAACGGTTTGCCATAAGTTTCTTCTTTACCAATTGACTTACGTTCACGTTGGTAAGCTACCGGTCGGTCATCTTGTCCGCGGACCCGCCGGTAGAGCGTGTAGCCAAATTTACCAAAGTGGTGAATCAAATCGTTTTCGCTCAGTTTTAATAAGTCCGCTCCCTTAAACACGCCTAATTCATGCATTTTAGGAATCGTCTTTTTCCCAACTCCCCGAAACTGTTCGATTGGCATTTCCTTCAAAAAAGACGCCACGTCATCCTTTTCGATAATAGCCACCCCGACTGGTTTAGCATATTCCGACGCCATTTTTGCCAAAAATTTATTGTAAGAAATTCCGGTGGAACAGGTCAGCTGGGTGTGGTTAAAAATCCGCTTTTGAATTTCATGGGCGATCAGTACCGAATCTTGCATTCCCTTCTTATCATCCGTTACGTCGAGATAAGCTTCATCAAGGGCCACCGTTTCAATTTTATCGGTAAATTCATGAAAAATATGGTGAATTTGGTCCGACACTGCCCGGTATTTTTCAAAATCAGGGGTCTTAAAAACCGCCTGGGGACAGAGTTCCAATGCCTTCGCGGCTGGCATTGCGGAGTGGACTCCCGATTGGCGGGCAACGTAATTAGCCGTCGCTACCACCCCGTGACCACCCGTTTGACGAGGATCCCGGGCCACCACTAGCGGTTTGGTGCGCAATTCCGGATGGTCCCGCATTTCGATTGAAGCATAAAAAGCGTCCATGTCAACATGAATAATCTTTCGAGAATCGTCAATTATCAACGGTGTTGACACCTGGTTTGTCAAAGCGGCCACCTCCACTTTCGTTATTGCTGTGGGTTAAAAATCCATTCTCGACCATCCCGAGCCAATAAATCGTTCGCCGCTTGAGGTCCCATGCTACCACTTGCATAATTAGGAAAATCAGGAGTTTCAGCGTCCCAAACTTGACGAACCACGTCCACAATTTGCCAAGCTTTCCGGACTTCGTGCCAGTGGGCAAAGTTAGTCTTATTACCCATTAAGGCATCCCGAATCAAGCTTTCGTAAGCATCCGGAGTCTTCGCCTTTTCCGAAGCTGACTTCCGGTAGCGTAAGTGGACTGGTGAAAGCTGGTAGCCTTGGTTCCCTTTTTTCGTATTGAATTGCAGCGTAAACCCTTGGTCAGGTTCAATGTGCAAGGTTAACACGTTAGTTTCTAACTTCTGGTTTGGATCACTACTAAAGATATTTCGATCGTCATTTTTAAAGACTACGTTGATCTGGGTCGATTTTTTTGCTAACCGTTTTCCGGTGCGCACGTAAATTGGCACTCCATCTAAGGAAGGGTTGTGGGTGATTAGCTTTCCAGCCACAAAAGTTTCGATAGCGGAATCGTCCGCGGTGCCCTCTTCATCCCGGTAAGCTAATTGCGTATGCGCTGGATCTTCCCCGTATTGTCCCCGCACAAAGTTTTGGGCAGCCTCTTCCTTAGTATACGTCTGAATATTTTCAAGAGCTTCAATCTTTTTATCTTGCAAATGCTGGGAGTCAAATACTTCTGGTCGTTCCATCGTTAACAACGATACGATTTGCATGATGTGATTTTGGAGCATATCTCGCATGGCTCCGGCGGTTTCGTAATAACCAGCCCGCTCTTCTACCCCTAGTGACTCTGCCAGGGTAATTTGGATATTATCAATGTGTTCTTTGTTCCATAACGAGTTAAACAAGGCGTTACCAAATCGAAGCCCCGCAATCGATTGGATTGGTTCTTTACCTAAGTAATGGTCAATCCGAAAGATTTGTTCTTCGGCAAACGATCCGGAAATTGAGTCGTTTAATTCCTTAGCACTTTGGTAGTCCCGACCAAACGGTTTTTCAATAATCAACCGGTTGAATCCAGTGCCTTCAGTCAGGAGCTTTTGGTCCTTTAGATGACCGGCAATTGTGCCAAAGAAACGTGGCGCCATTGCTAAATAGAAAATCCGGTTCCCCTCTAGCTGATATTTTTCGTCTAATTGGTCAGCGAGGTCTCGTAAGGCCACGTAATGTTCCGCATCATCAACATTGTGGGATTGGTAATAAAAATGGCTAGCAAATTTACGAGGCAGCTCGCTATTCGTCCGACCAGCGTCCCGACCGGAATCTTCGATCGCGCTCATCACAACTTCATGGTAATGGTCATTCGACCATGGTCGGCGAGCAGTACCAATTACGGCAAAGTTTTCCTTTAAGTACCCTTTTTCATATAGATTAAAAAGCGCGGGATATAATTTACGGTAAGCTAAATCCCCCGTACCACCAAAAATAATAAATAATGCCTTTTGCTCCATTTTTGAGTCCTCACTTTCAGTATTCAATGTTTTATATTATGAATCAGTTTGCCTCACCTAACAAGTAAAAACATTTCTGCTTCCTGGAAAAATCCTGGCCACTTGATCTACCCATTAATGCCATCCTTCAGCGCTTTGTGAAGTATTTTTTCGCGCACGGGTAGGTTTTGTTTTCCCACTACGGATTATAAAAAGCTAGGATTTCACCCACTCAGACCGGGTGTTCCTAGCTTTTTATAAAAATTACTTTTCTTCTGTAGTTGAATCAGTTTTTTCATCGTCCGTTGCGACAGTTGTATCGGTTGTGTCAGCATTAGTTGCATCAGTTGTTGATGCTGGAGCAACGCTTTGCTTCTTTTCAACCCGCATGATTGCCATTCGGTCAAATACCAAGTAAATCCCGTCACAATCTAGCGTAACCGTCTTTGCTTCGTTGTCGATCGAGTCAACCACACCGTGCAAACGACCAATCGTAACTACTTCGTCACCAACGTTTAACTGGTTCATCATTTCCTGGCGTTTTTGTTGTTGCTTACGTTGTGGACGAATCATCATAAAGTACATTAACCCGAAGATTAAGATGAAGAAGACAATCGTACTCATTCCAAAACCACCATTTGCGGCTGCTAATAACATTTTTTCACCTCGCTAATTCATTTATATTAACTGTACCAAAAATATACCTACTAAACCAGAGGTGTTAGAAATTCTTACTATTTTCTTTGCCGTACCCATACTCTTCAAAGAAGTTTTGCCGGAATTCTAATAAGTTATCATCCATAATCGCTTGCCGCACGTCCTTCATCAAGTGCACGAGGAAGTAAACGTTATGGATGCTGGTTAACCGAAGTCCAAAAGTCTCGTCCGTTTTCAACAAATGCCGCACGTAAGCACGGGTAAAGTTGCGACAAGTATAGCACTGGCACCGATCGTCAATCGGAGTAAAATCACGAGCGTACTTCGCATTTTTGACCACTAGTCGTCCGTGGCTGGTCATGCAAGTACCGTTACGAGCAATCCGGGTAGGCAGTACACAATCAAACATGTCCACTCCCCGAATCACTCCATCAATCAACGCGTCGGGCGAACCGACCCCCATCAAGTAGCGCGGTTTATTTTCGGGGATCAACGGGGTGGTAAATTCCAGCACCCGGTTCATTTCCGCTTTAGATTCGCCTACGGAAAGTCCCCCAATTGAGTACCCCGGGAAATCCATGCTAACTAAATCGTGAGCACTTTGTCGGCGTAAATCTTCAAAACCGGCCCCCTGAATAATCCCAAATAGTCCTTGGGTGTCAGGATTCCGGTGGGCTTTTAAGCCCCGCTCAGCCCAACGACTAGTCCGGGCTACTGAATGTTTGACGTAATCATAGCTTTCAAAGAATGGTGGACATTCATCCAAGCTCATCATGATATCAGGGCCGAGATCATTTTCGATTTGAATGGCCTTTTCGGGTGACAAGAACATTTTCGCCCCGTTAATTTCGTTTCGAAAATGAACCCCCTCTTCAGTAATGTCGCGGAGCTTCGCTAGTGAAAATACTTGGAAGCCACCTGAATCCGTCAAAATTCCCTTGTGCCAATTCATAAATTGGTGCAAACCACCAGCTTCTTTGACAATATCTTCCCCGGGGCGTACCCATAAATGGTAAGTATTTGACAAGATAATATCCGCACCTAGGTCTTCCAATTCCTCTGGCGACATGGCTTTTACGGTTGCTTGCGTTCCTACCGGCATAAAGATTGGTGTAGGAAAGGTGCCGTGTGGGGTGATAATTTCCCCTAGTCGAGCACCGGTATGCTTATCCTTTTTGATTAGTCGGTATTTGATTGCAGGTTCCACAATATTCTCCATTCGTTATTTATTTAATAAACATCGCGTCACCAAAACTGAAGAAGCGATATTTTTCTTCTACGGCGTGTTTATACGCATTTAAAATCATTTCTCGTCCAGTGAAGGCTGCTACCAGCATTACCAAGGTTGATTTTGGTAAATGGAAGTTTGTGATAAACGCGTCGACTACCTTCCATTCGTAACCTGGTTTAATGAAAATATCGGTCCAACCGCTATCTGGCTTAATTTCTCCGTCAAACTTAGTCCCAATAGTTTCCAAGGTTCGGATGGAGGTTGTTCCGGTAGCAATGATTCGGCCCCCGTTTTTCCGTACTTCGTTTAAAGTAGCGGCCGCTTCTTCGGACAACCGGTAAAATTCGCTGTGCATCTTGTGATCTTCGATATTTTCTTCGTCAACCGGTCTGAAAGTACCTAACCCCACGTGCAAAGTTAAGTAAACTAACTTAACCCCCTTATCCTGAACCTTTTGGAGTAATTCCTTGGTCCAATGCAAACCTGCGGTAGGTGCTGCGGCCGAACCCGGCTCTTTTGAATAAACCGTTTGGTACCGTTCGGGATCATCTAGCTTTTCTTTAATATATGGTGGGAGCGGCATTTCACCAAGTTTTTCTAAAATCTCCATAAAAATGCCGTCGTATTCAAATTCAATTTCACGTCCACCGTGATCAAGTTCCTTTTTGACGGTCGCCGTTAAACTACCATCCCCAAACGTAATCTTCGTACCCACTTTAGCACGCCGTGCTGGCTTAACTAGCGTTTCCCAGCGGTCGCCTTCGATATTGTGCAAGAGCAAAACTTCAAGGTGTCCACCAGTTTCTTCTTTAAGTCCGTAGATCCGCGCTGGCATAACCCGGGAGTCGTTCATCACGATGGCATCCCCGGGATTAAGTTGGTCAACAATGTCGTAAAAATGTTTATCCGCCATTTCACCAGTTTTATGGTCCAAAACTAGCATCCGGGAAGCGTCCCGCTTTTTAATCGGCGTTTGGGCAATTAATTCGTGTGGTAAATCGTAATTAAAATCTTCCGTTGTTAATGTCATTTTTTCCATTCCTCATTTATTCATATATAAATTTTCCAATCCTAAATGAGCGTATGCGCGCTCAGTAACCATGCGGCCGCGAGGCGTCCGTTTTAAAAAGCCAATTTGCAATAAATATGGCTCGTACATTTCCGAAATTGTATCCGGCTCTTCACCAATGTTAGCGGCAATGGTGGTCAATCCCACCGGACCCCCACCGTATAGTTCAATCATCGTGGTGAGAACCTTTTTATCGGTTTGATCCAACCCCCGGTCATCCACCTGAAGCAATTTTAAGGAGGTTTGGACTAACGTACGGTCGATGTGGGCATCATTTTCTACTTCCGCAAAATCACGCACCCGCTTTAAGAGGCGGTTGGAAATCCGGGGGGTTCCCCGGGACCGGCGAGCAATTTCGTGGGCACCTTGGTCATCGATATTCGTCTTAAAAATCTCGGCCGATCGTTTAACAATGTTGGCTAAATCGTCTTCCGTATAGTAATTCATATGTTCGACAATCCCAAAGCGATCCCGTAGTGGAGCTGAAAGTAATCCCGCCCGGGTGGTCGCCCCGATTAAAGTAAACGGTGGTAAAGGAAAGTGAATTGGATGTGCCGTAGGTCCCTGTCCGACCACGATATCAACGAAGAAGTCTTCCATTGCTGAATAAAGCATTTCCTCCACCACTTTGGGGAGCCGGTGAATTTCATCAATAAATAAAATATCACCCGGTTGCAATTCGTTCAAGAGGGCGACTAAATCACCAGGCTTTTCAATTGCGGGACCACTGGTCGTTCGAATTTGAACCGCCATTTCGTTAGCAATCACCATTGCCAGAGTCGTCTTCCCTAGTCCAGGGGGACCGTATAACAGCACGTGGTCCAAAGCTTCTTCACGCTTCTTCGCTGCTTCAATGTATACGGACAGCTCGTGCTTAATTTGGGCTTGACCAATGTATTGTTTTAAGTTCTGTGGGCGTAATGATTGTTCGTTAGCCTCTTCTTGGGCCCCCTGAACGGCCGACGACGTAATTCGTTCATCATCCATTAATCACGCTATCCTTTCATTAACAATTTTAATCCTGCACTAATGTATTGATCCGTAGTTTGATTGGTAAGCTCATCTAGCTTAGGCGTAATCTTTTTAAGTTCCCGCTCCGAATATCCTAGTGCTGCCAAAGCTTCAATCGCTTCATCTAGCGTACTATTAGTAGTGGTTGGCACTTCAAATAGTGGACCACTCGGTTCGTTGCTCGTAATTTTGCCCTTCAAATCTAAGATGATTTGCTTAGCTGCTTTAGGGCCGATTTTAGGAAACTTCTTCAAGTAGTTAACGTCGTCGTTATTTACTGCCCGAATAAACCCTTGGTGGTCATCGTTAGCCAAAATTGCTAACGCACTCTTTGGGCCAATTCCCTTAACCTTGAGCAGGTTCAAAAAAAGTTCCTTGTCCGCGTATTTCTTGAAACCATACAACGTATTTTCAGTTTCCGAAACCGCCTGGTGAACGTAGACCTTTTGTTTTTCATCTGCTTTAAAACTGTACGGGTTGGCCACGTTAACTAAATAACCAACCCCATTCACGTCAATCACAATGTAGGCGGGGTTAATGTCCACAACCACTCCATCTAAATATTCATACATCTGTTAATCCCCATTTCAAAACGTTTGTTCGTATTAATAATTGTATCATAAGTCTTCGTCAATTAAGTTCGTATTGTGGGGATCTTGAATTCGTTTAAACATTTTCTCCATATCGGTGGTGGAAAAATGTACCAATACCGGCCGTCCATGAGGACAGTTAAACGGATTTTCCACCTTCGCCAAATCCTTTAACAACTGCTTGGCTTGCAGGTCATCTAAATGATGGTTAGCTTTAATTGCCCGTTTACAGCTCATCATGATTGCGGTAGCTTCGCGAAACTTTGCCACCGTCATGTTGCGGTCATTTAAAACGTAATCCACCATTTCTTTTACGGTGTCTTCTTCTTGTCCCTTTTTAAACCAGGTGGGATGGTGGCGAACAATAAATGTATTTCTCCCAAATTCTTCTAAGAATAGCCCACAAGCTTCTAACACCGACTGCTTTTCCTTAATCCGCAACGTATCGGTTGTCGAATAGTCTAGGTAAATTGGCACAAGCAAATCTTGCTGGTCATCACTCACTTGCCCGATTTGCACCCGGTAATATTCGTAGTTAATCCGTTCTTGGGCCGCGTGCTGGTCAACGATGTACAACCCATCGTCCGCCTCCGCAAACAAGTAGGTACCGTGCATTTGTCCAATGTACGTTAGTGCCGGAAAACGACTAGTGCTAGCAGCTTTTTCACTTTCATCTCCCGCATCCGGGGTGGCCTGTTCTGCCGTGTCAGCATACTTTTCTTTAA encodes:
- the ruvA gene encoding Holliday junction branch migration protein RuvA, with protein sequence MYEYLDGVVVDINPAYIVIDVNGVGYLVNVANPYSFKADEKQKVYVHQAVSETENTLYGFKKYADKELFLNLLKVKGIGPKSALAILANDDHQGFIRAVNNDDVNYLKKFPKIGPKAAKQIILDLKGKITSNEPSGPLFEVPTTTNSTLDEAIEALAALGYSERELKKITPKLDELTNQTTDQYISAGLKLLMKG
- the tgt gene encoding tRNA guanosine(34) transglycosylase Tgt, whose translation is MEPAIKYRLIKKDKHTGARLGEIITPHGTFPTPIFMPVGTQATVKAMSPEELEDLGADIILSNTYHLWVRPGEDIVKEAGGLHQFMNWHKGILTDSGGFQVFSLAKLRDITEEGVHFRNEINGAKMFLSPEKAIQIENDLGPDIMMSLDECPPFFESYDYVKHSVARTSRWAERGLKAHRNPDTQGLFGIIQGAGFEDLRRQSAHDLVSMDFPGYSIGGLSVGESKAEMNRVLEFTTPLIPENKPRYLMGVGSPDALIDGVIRGVDMFDCVLPTRIARNGTCMTSHGRLVVKNAKYARDFTPIDDRCQCYTCRNFTRAYVRHLLKTDETFGLRLTSIHNVYFLVHLMKDVRQAIMDDNLLEFRQNFFEEYGYGKENSKNF
- the dinB gene encoding DNA polymerase IV, with translation MTNQVSTPLIIDDSRKIIHVDMDAFYASIEMRDHPELRTKPLVVARDPRQTGGHGVVATANYVARQSGVHSAMPAAKALELCPQAVFKTPDFEKYRAVSDQIHHIFHEFTDKIETVALDEAYLDVTDDKKGMQDSVLIAHEIQKRIFNHTQLTCSTGISYNKFLAKMASEYAKPVGVAIIEKDDVASFLKEMPIEQFRGVGKKTIPKMHELGVFKGADLLKLSENDLIHHFGKFGYTLYRRVRGQDDRPVAYQRERKSIGKEETYGKPLMTESEVDQRLRLIAQKLAQAVAKRQKHGKTLVLKLRYSDFETLTKRITRPEFLPTDSETYYFYAKQIFDDIADFSRGIRLLGITITNLTDQSFQEVSLPLFKHED
- the queA gene encoding tRNA preQ1(34) S-adenosylmethionine ribosyltransferase-isomerase QueA, whose amino-acid sequence is MTLTTEDFNYDLPHELIAQTPIKKRDASRMLVLDHKTGEMADKHFYDIVDQLNPGDAIVMNDSRVMPARIYGLKEETGGHLEVLLLHNIEGDRWETLVKPARRAKVGTKITFGDGSLTATVKKELDHGGREIEFEYDGIFMEILEKLGEMPLPPYIKEKLDDPERYQTVYSKEPGSAAAPTAGLHWTKELLQKVQDKGVKLVYLTLHVGLGTFRPVDEENIEDHKMHSEFYRLSEEAAATLNEVRKNGGRIIATGTTSIRTLETIGTKFDGEIKPDSGWTDIFIKPGYEWKVVDAFITNFHLPKSTLVMLVAAFTGREMILNAYKHAVEEKYRFFSFGDAMFIK
- the zwf gene encoding glucose-6-phosphate dehydrogenase, whose translation is MEQKALFIIFGGTGDLAYRKLYPALFNLYEKGYLKENFAVIGTARRPWSNDHYHEVVMSAIEDSGRDAGRTNSELPRKFASHFYYQSHNVDDAEHYVALRDLADQLDEKYQLEGNRIFYLAMAPRFFGTIAGHLKDQKLLTEGTGFNRLIIEKPFGRDYQSAKELNDSISGSFAEEQIFRIDHYLGKEPIQSIAGLRFGNALFNSLWNKEHIDNIQITLAESLGVEERAGYYETAGAMRDMLQNHIMQIVSLLTMERPEVFDSQHLQDKKIEALENIQTYTKEEAAQNFVRGQYGEDPAHTQLAYRDEEGTADDSAIETFVAGKLITHNPSLDGVPIYVRTGKRLAKKSTQINVVFKNDDRNIFSSDPNQKLETNVLTLHIEPDQGFTLQFNTKKGNQGYQLSPVHLRYRKSASEKAKTPDAYESLIRDALMGNKTNFAHWHEVRKAWQIVDVVRQVWDAETPDFPNYASGSMGPQAANDLLARDGREWIFNPQQ
- the ruvB gene encoding Holliday junction branch migration DNA helicase RuvB, yielding MDDERITSSAVQGAQEEANEQSLRPQNLKQYIGQAQIKHELSVYIEAAKKREEALDHVLLYGPPGLGKTTLAMVIANEMAVQIRTTSGPAIEKPGDLVALLNELQPGDILFIDEIHRLPKVVEEMLYSAMEDFFVDIVVGQGPTAHPIHFPLPPFTLIGATTRAGLLSAPLRDRFGIVEHMNYYTEDDLANIVKRSAEIFKTNIDDQGAHEIARRSRGTPRISNRLLKRVRDFAEVENDAHIDRTLVQTSLKLLQVDDRGLDQTDKKVLTTMIELYGGGPVGLTTIAANIGEEPDTISEMYEPYLLQIGFLKRTPRGRMVTERAYAHLGLENLYMNK
- the yajC gene encoding preprotein translocase subunit YajC; translation: MLLAAANGGFGMSTIVFFILIFGLMYFMMIRPQRKQQQKRQEMMNQLNVGDEVVTIGRLHGVVDSIDNEAKTVTLDCDGIYLVFDRMAIMRVEKKQSVAPASTTDATNADTTDTTVATDDEKTDSTTEEK